From a region of the Salvelinus alpinus chromosome 2, SLU_Salpinus.1, whole genome shotgun sequence genome:
- the rereb gene encoding arginine-glutamic acid dipeptide repeats protein isoform X4: MDDLFSPRRSLNSTQGEIRVGSSHQAKLPELQPRPVFGVQTQTENEELVWMPGVNDCDLLMYLRAARSMAAFAGMCDGGSTEDGCLAASRDDTTLNALNMLHASRYDAAKALQRLVKKPVPKLIEKCWSEDDVKRFIKGLRQYGKHFFRIRKELLPNKKTGELITFYYHWKKTPEAAGTRPYRQHRRQPSSRKAKTRAALATVNTPSQAQSLDVSSASEDDLDSEDSEQGTCGHCATTTSKDWQHGGRDNILLCTTCRTFYNKHGRLPPGPKPADPPFMFKPVKEEEEGNGKHGMRTRRSRAPLSSLRSGHKRRTGSPTSEDQQSSSHPSPAPSGASSTSNTSRSSCSDKTDSTKKPGKKIKEEVPLPKSTKRSRESAAQDPEEPERTATKRTKTQQGEQVECRSEGDGEAEGGEVEEECCSDSRSAQDDGSSDTKDIDQDNRSSSPSIPSPHQGNEGNESDSDSSAQQPQGAHQAAAETISAPAAAALAVTQTAPTVPPAQAAVSTTFLPPQGTSSSAEPGQVQAQAPPSPEPPQPAQAGQSAGYESGPPHSQPPPPSSHPISGPSPLPPPLGQALHPPSPVFQGPLPPPGSLPPTLPLHGAPTQGPRSQRPPPHIAREPPFSQAIPLTSGPQIKPPPTTPIPPSHKQQPPHLSSAPPFLQMPSNLPPPPALKPLNSLPNQHPPGAPPPPLQLMPQSLPMQQGLPPQPPVLTQLQNLPGRGSHSHSTLPSSGPSALHPVPSASAPSTMGPVPGLQPSFSSMPLRPSPGNPIGMGGSHVQIKEEPLDECEPESPPPPPRSPSPEPSVVDIASHPSQSARFIKHLDRGYNSCSRTDLFFTPLASSKLAKKREEAVERSKREAEHNTREREREKDRERERERERERQEEKNARASSSSHDSRMSDVQMIGQVHMRSSFEQPPTSVAAVPPYIGPDTPALRTLSEYARPHVMSPTNRNHPFFVSLSPGDPLLAYHMPGLYAADPSMRERELRNLRERELRERMKPGFEVKPPEMETMHPSANPMEHFARHGALALPHIAGPPHHPFGHFHPAMQNHLERERQVLALAGSQMRPELSYAERLTAERLHAERMASVANDPAARLQMLNVTPHHHQHSHIHSHLHLHQQDPLNQGNGPHPLDPLAPGPRLARFPFPGGPIPNPLLNDLPHDHDMLRHPLFAYAAVAGAGYPRELQGPIPQMSAAHQLQAMHAQSAELQRLAMEQQWLHGHHHLQHGGPLPGQEDYYSRLKKEGDKPS, translated from the exons ATGGACGACTTGTTCAGTCCGAGAAG GAGCCTGAACAGCACGCAGGGGGAGATCAGAGTGGGATCAAGTCATCAG GCCAAGCTCCCTGAGCTGCAACCACGCCCTGTGTTTGGTGTGCAGACCCAGACAGAGAATGAAGAGTTGGTGTGGATGCCAGGGGTCAATGATTGTGACCTCCTCATGTACCTCAGAGCTGCCAG GAGCATGGCAGCGTTTGCAGGAATGTGTGATGGAGGATCCACAGAGGATGGTTGTTTGGCGGCCTCTCGTGACGATACCACACTCAACGCTTTAAACATG TTACACGCCAGCCGCTATGACGCGGCTAAAGCTCTGCAGCGCCTAGTGAAGAAACCTGTGCCCAAACTTATTGAGAAATGTTGGTCAGAAGATGACGTG AAGCGGTTTATCAAAGGTTTGAGACAGTACGGTAAACATTTCTTCAGGATTCGCAAAGAGCTGCTGCCCAACAAGAAAACG GGTGAGTTGATCACATTCTACTACCACTGGAAAAAGACGCCCGAggctgcaggcacccggccctaCCGTCAGCACCGTAGACAGCCATCCTCACGCAAGGCCAAGACTCGCGCTGCCCTTGCCACTGTGAATACCCCCTCCCAGGCCCAATCAT TGGACGTGAGTTCGGCCAGTGAGGACGATCTGGACAGTGAAGACAGCGAGCAGGGCACCTGTGGACACTGTGCTACTACCA CCTCTAAGGACTGGCAGCACGGCGGCAGAGATAACATCCTCTTGTGTACCACCTGTCGGACCTTCTACAACAAACATGGCCGCCTGCCGCCCGGCCCCAAACCTGCTGACCCTCCCTTCATGTTCAAACCTgtcaaagaggaagaggagggcaaCGGGAAGCACGGCATGAGGACGCGACGCAGCAGAGCACCG ttgtcttcactaagaaGTGGCCACAAGAGGCGGACCGGCTCTCCTACCAGTGAAGACCAGCAGTCCAGTAGCCATCCGTCTCCTGCACCCAGTGGAGCTAGCTCCACCTCCAACACATCCAGAAGCTCCTGCTCAGACAAGACTGACTCCACAAAGAAGCCTGGCAAG AAGATCAAGGAAGAGGTGCCCCTACCAAAGAGTACTAAACGTTCCAGGGAGAGTGCAGCCCAGGACCCAGAGGAGCCTGAGAGAACAGCAACTAAAAGAACGAAAACACAGCAG GGTGAACAGGTGGAGTGCCGGTCAGAGGGCGATGGAGAggcagaggggggagaggtggaggaggagtgcTGCTCAGACAGCCGCAGTGCCCAGGACGACGGCAGCAGCGACACCAAAGACATCGACCAGGACAACCGCTCCTCCTCCCCCAGCATCCCCAGCCCTCACCAGGGCAACGAGGGCAACGAGAGTGACTCCGACTCCTCTGCCCAGCAGCCCCAGGGTGCCCACCAGGCGGCAGCAGAGACCATCAGTgcccctgctgctgctgccctggCTGTAACACAGACCGCACCGACTGTTCCTCCAGCGCAGGCTGCAGTCTCGACCACATTCCTGCCCCCCCAGGGCACCTCTTCCTCTGCAGAGCCTGGCCAGGTACAGGCCCAGGCACCCCCCTCCCCAGAGCCCCCCCAGCCTGCTCAGGCTGGTCAGTCAGCTGGCTATGAGTCAGGCCCACCACACAGccaacccccacccccctcctctcaccccatCTCTGGCCCATCACCCCTCCCTCCACCACTGGGACAGGCCCTTCATCCTCCATCTCCTGTGTTCCAGggtcctcttcctccacctggaTCTCTTCCTCCCACCCTGCCCCTCCATGGTGCTCCCACCCAGGGCCCCCGCTCCCAGCGACCCCCTCCTCACATAGCCAGGGAACCTCCTTTCTCCCAGGCGATCCCCCTTACATCTGGTCCCCAAATCAAACCACCCCCAACCACACCCATCCCACCATCGCACAAGCAGCAGCCACCgcacctctcctctgctccccctTTCCTCCAGATGCCGTCCAACCTGCCCCCACCGCCAGCACTGAAGCCCCTCAACTCCCTGCCCAACCAGCACCCTCCCGGtgcccctccaccccccctccagcTCATGCCCCAGTCCCTGCCCATGCAGCAGGGACTCCCACCCCAGCCTCCCGTGCTCACTCAGCTGCAGAACCTCCCTGGCAGAGGCAGTCACTCCCACTCCACCCTGCCCTCATCTGGCCCCTCGGCCTTGCACCCTGTCCCCTCTGCCTCTGCTCCCTCTACCATGGGTCCAGTCCCTGGTCTccagccctccttctcctccatgccCCTGCGCCCCTCGCCCGGAAACCCCATTGGTATGGGAGGGTCACATGTCCAGATTAAAGAAGAGCCATTGGATGAGTGTGAGCCTGAGAGCCCGCCCCCTCCACCCAGAAGTCCCTCGCCAGAACCTTCGGTTGTCGACATCGCCAGCCACCCTAGCCAATCAGCACG GTTTATCAAACACCTGGACCGTGGCTACAACTCGTGTTCCAGAACGGACCTGTTCTTCACCCCTCTGGCCTCATCCAAGCTGGccaagaagagagaggaggctgtggaGAGATCCAAGAGAGAGGCTGAACACAACacccgagagagggagagggagaaggacagggagagagagcgggagagggaacgagagaggcaggaagagaaAAATGCT AGAGCGTCCAGCTCGTCCCACGACAGCCGTATGAGTGATGTCCAGATGATCGGCCAGGTCCACATGCGTTCCTCCTTCGAGCAGCCCCCCACCAGCGTGGCGGCCGTCCCCCCTTACATCGGCCCCGACACCCCGGCCCTGCGCACCCTTAGTGAGTACGCCCGACCCCACGTCATGTCCCCCACCAACCGCAACCACCCCTTCTTCGTGTCCCTGTCCCCCGGGGACCCCCTGCTGGCCTACCACATGCCCGGCCTTTACGCCGCCGACCCCAGCATGCGAGAGAGGGAGCTCCGCAACCTCCGAGAGAGGGAGCTCCGCGAGAGGATGAAGCCCGGCTTTGAGGTCAAACCCCCGGAGATGGAGACCATGCATCCATCAGCCAACCCCATGGAGCACTTTGCCCGACATGGAGCCCTGGCCCTGCCTCACATCGCTGGGCCGCCCCACCACCCCTTTGGCCACTTCCATCCGGCCATGCAGAACCacctggagagggagagacaggtgcTGGCCCTGGCCGGGTCCCAGATGCGTCCGGAGCTGAGCTACGCTGAGCGGCTGACTGCCGAGAGGCTCCACGCAGAGAGGATGGCGTCTGTGGCGAACGACCCGGCCGCAAGGCTGCAGATGCTGAATGTGACGCCGCATCACCACCAGCACTCCCACATCCACTCACACCTGCACCTGCACCAGCAGGACCCACTCAACCAAG GTAATGGCCCCCACCCTCTGGATCCCTTGGCTCCAGGGCCCCGCCTGGCCCGCTTCCCCTTCCCCGGAGGCCCCATCCCCAACCCTCTGCTCAACGACCTGCCCCATGACCATGACATGCTGCGACACCCACTGTTTG CCTATGCCGCTGTTGCAGGAGCAGGGTACCCCCGTGAGCTTCAGGGCCCCATCCCACAGATGTCTGCAGCCCATCAGCTCCAGGCCATGCACGCCCAGTCGGCAGAGCTGCAGAGGCTGGCCATGGAGCAGCAGTGGCTGCATGGACACCACCACCTACAACATGGGGGGCCTCTGCCCGGGCAGGAGGATTACTACAG CCGCCTGAAGAAAGAAGGTGACAAGCCATCGTGA